Proteins encoded within one genomic window of uncultured Draconibacterium sp.:
- a CDS encoding VOC family protein gives MQPIIDHIEITVKDLEQTVSFYDQFLPLLGFSLEKKTSAYIASHDKHVVEYSHPNLCIALTSPRESLKDEIVHRRRPGALHHLAFKAESRNDVDDVYSKLVEMNADIVSAPRLYPEYHENYYAVFLKAPDGIKFEVVCQKAE, from the coding sequence ATTGAGATTACAGTAAAAGACCTCGAACAAACCGTTTCCTTTTATGATCAGTTTTTGCCATTACTAGGATTTTCACTTGAAAAGAAAACGTCGGCTTATATTGCTTCGCACGACAAGCACGTGGTTGAATATTCGCATCCGAACCTTTGTATTGCACTTACTTCTCCACGAGAATCGTTAAAAGATGAAATCGTTCATCGGCGCCGTCCCGGAGCATTACATCATTTGGCATTTAAAGCAGAATCGCGCAATGATGTAGATGATGTATACTCCAAATTAGTGGAAATGAATGCTGATATTGTTAGTGCGCCACGTTTGTACCCCGAGTATCACGAGAATTATTATGCGGTTTTTCTTAAAGCTCCTGACGGGATCAAGTTTGAAGTGGTTTGTCAGAAAGCAGAATAG